Genomic DNA from Deltaproteobacteria bacterium:
AGAGACGCGCGCGCGCGGCAAGCGCCTGGGCGAGCTGCTCCAGGGCGGCGACTTCGTGGCGATGATCGGGCCGCTCGGCGCCGGCAAGACCGAGCTCACCCGCGCGATTTGCGAGGGGCTCGCGGTGCCGCTGGAGCAGGTGTCGAGCCCGAGCTTCGCCATCGTGGCCACGTACGCCGGCGGGCGCATTCCGTTGCTGCACGCGGACCTGTATCGCGTGGGCGACGTCGACGAGCTCTATGCGACGGGCTACTTCGATCTGCTCGGCCCGGCGTCCGCGGCCATCGTGGAGTGGGCAGACCTCGTGCCCGACGCGATTCCGCCGGAGCACCTGCGGCTCGAGCTCGAGATCGTTGGGCCAGATGCGCGGCGCCTGCGCGCCATCGCGGCAGGAGCCCGGACGGAAAGGCTGCTCGTCGACTGGCTCGGCGCTTAACCTTCCGGTTAGC
This window encodes:
- the tsaE gene encoding tRNA (adenosine(37)-N6)-threonylcarbamoyltransferase complex ATPase subunit type 1 TsaE, whose product is MSERVVELASVEETRARGKRLGELLQGGDFVAMIGPLGAGKTELTRAICEGLAVPLEQVSSPSFAIVATYAGGRIPLLHADLYRVGDVDELYATGYFDLLGPASAAIVEWADLVPDAIPPEHLRLELEIVGPDARRLRAIAAGARTERLLVDWLGA